The proteins below come from a single Synechococcus sp. MW101C3 genomic window:
- a CDS encoding peptidylprolyl isomerase has translation MTKAQMETDAGIVELELFDADAPATVANFVKLAEAGFYDGLAFHRVIDGFMAQGGCPNTRPGAAGAPGTGGPGYKIPCEINSRKHQAGTLSMAHAGKNTGGSQFFLCHDAQPHLDGVHTVFGQAGNLDVVLAIRKGTKINKVTILA, from the coding sequence GTGACCAAAGCCCAGATGGAGACCGATGCCGGCATCGTGGAACTCGAGCTGTTCGACGCCGATGCCCCCGCAACGGTGGCCAACTTCGTGAAGCTGGCCGAAGCCGGTTTCTATGACGGCCTGGCCTTCCATCGCGTCATCGATGGTTTCATGGCTCAGGGCGGCTGCCCCAACACCAGACCCGGCGCAGCCGGCGCCCCCGGCACCGGTGGCCCTGGCTACAAGATCCCCTGTGAGATCAACAGCCGCAAGCACCAGGCCGGCACCCTTTCGATGGCCCACGCCGGCAAGAACACCGGCGGCAGCCAGTTTTTCCTGTGCCACGATGCCCAGCCGCACCTCGACGGGGTTCACACCGTGTTTGGCCAGGCAGGGAATCTGGATGTGGTGCTCGCCATCCGCAAGGGCACCAAGATCAACAAGGTGACGATCCTGGCCTGA
- a CDS encoding S-methyl-5'-thioadenosine phosphorylase: MSATAPAPNGSGHDLGGARLGILGGSGLYAMEGLEDVRELSLDTPFGAPSDSLRLGRLGGLEVVFLARHGRHHSLTPTEVPYRANIWALRSLGVRWILSCSAVGSLQEPLRPLDMLVPDQFIDRTHQRPLSFFGNGAVAHVGIADPFCPSLSRLLADVADSLMPAGRQLHRSGTYLCMEGPAFSTRAESNLYRSWGCSVIGMTNHSEARLAREAEIAYATLAMVTDYDCWHSDHASVSVELVIQNLHANAQLAQQVVKVAAERIAAQRPASSAHSALRNALMTPKERVPAETREKLDLFTAPYWGPFVPDEAAA, translated from the coding sequence ATGAGTGCCACCGCTCCCGCTCCCAACGGCTCCGGTCACGACCTGGGCGGTGCCCGGCTCGGCATCCTCGGCGGCAGTGGCCTCTACGCCATGGAGGGCCTGGAGGATGTGCGGGAACTCTCGCTCGACACCCCATTCGGAGCCCCTTCCGACAGCCTGCGGCTGGGCCGGCTCGGCGGCCTTGAGGTGGTGTTCCTGGCGCGCCACGGTCGCCATCACAGCCTCACCCCCACCGAGGTGCCCTACCGGGCCAACATCTGGGCCCTGCGTTCGCTCGGCGTGCGCTGGATTCTCTCCTGCTCGGCTGTCGGGTCACTGCAGGAGCCGCTGCGCCCGCTCGACATGCTGGTGCCGGATCAGTTCATCGATCGCACCCACCAACGACCGCTGAGCTTCTTCGGCAACGGCGCCGTGGCCCACGTGGGCATCGCCGATCCTTTCTGCCCCAGCCTCAGCCGCCTGCTGGCCGATGTGGCCGACAGCCTCATGCCGGCCGGCCGCCAGTTGCACCGCAGCGGCACCTACCTCTGCATGGAAGGCCCCGCCTTCTCCACCCGCGCTGAATCCAACCTCTACCGCAGCTGGGGCTGCTCGGTGATTGGCATGACGAACCACAGCGAGGCCCGCCTGGCGCGGGAGGCGGAGATCGCCTACGCCACCCTGGCCATGGTCACCGATTACGACTGCTGGCACAGCGACCATGCCTCGGTGAGCGTGGAGCTGGTGATCCAGAACCTGCACGCCAATGCACAGCTAGCGCAGCAGGTGGTGAAGGTGGCGGCCGAGCGCATCGCCGCACAACGGCCCGCCAGCAGCGCCCACAGCGCCCTGCGCAATGCCCTGATGACGCCGAAGGAGCGGGTGCCGGCCGAAACGCGCGAAAAGCTTGACCTGTTCACCGCTCCCTACTGGGGCCCCTTCGTGCCTGACGAAGCTGCCGCCTGA
- the murQ gene encoding N-acetylmuramic acid 6-phosphate etherase — protein MSQSSAFGVAAGDRGHLLTEQPNPASSALDQLETRAIVELFCEEERCSQLAVAAAAPALSAAVDAIVARLRAGGRLFYLGAGTSGRLGVLDAAECPPTFCSPPELVQGVLAGGAPALLRSSEGLEDRAEAGQTDLEARGFCSDDALVGIAAGGTTPYVHGALLHARRLGALTIGMACVPTSQAPMPCDIDIRLLTGPELVTGSTRLKAGTATKMALNILSTGVMVKLGKVHGNRMVDVAVTNSKLEDRALRILRDLAGVERPRGIQLLEAAGGSVKRALLMAVTDLDAAAAAAALDAAGGHLRPALAALGAQLSH, from the coding sequence ATGAGCCAGTCCTCAGCCTTCGGCGTGGCCGCCGGTGACCGCGGTCACCTGCTCACCGAACAGCCGAACCCCGCCAGCAGTGCGCTGGATCAGCTGGAAACCCGCGCCATTGTTGAACTGTTCTGCGAAGAGGAGCGCTGCTCCCAGCTGGCGGTGGCCGCAGCGGCACCGGCGCTCAGTGCCGCCGTTGACGCGATCGTGGCCCGGCTGCGCGCAGGTGGCAGGCTCTTCTACCTCGGTGCCGGCACCTCCGGCCGCCTGGGTGTGCTGGATGCCGCCGAGTGCCCTCCCACCTTCTGCAGCCCGCCCGAGCTCGTGCAAGGGGTGCTCGCCGGGGGGGCGCCGGCCCTGCTGCGCAGCTCCGAAGGACTGGAAGACCGCGCCGAAGCCGGGCAGACCGACCTGGAAGCCCGCGGTTTCTGCAGCGACGACGCGCTTGTGGGAATCGCCGCGGGGGGCACCACCCCCTACGTGCATGGCGCTCTCCTGCATGCGCGCCGTCTCGGCGCCCTCACGATCGGCATGGCCTGTGTGCCCACCTCCCAGGCGCCGATGCCCTGCGACATCGACATCCGCCTGCTCACCGGCCCTGAACTGGTGACCGGCTCCACCCGGCTCAAGGCCGGCACCGCCACCAAGATGGCCCTCAACATCCTCTCCACCGGCGTGATGGTGAAGCTGGGCAAGGTGCACGGCAACCGCATGGTGGATGTGGCGGTCACCAACAGCAAGCTGGAAGACCGGGCCCTGCGCATCCTGCGGGATCTGGCCGGGGTGGAGCGACCGCGCGGCATCCAGTTGCTCGAGGCAGCGGGCGGATCCGTTAAGCGGGCCCTGCTCATGGCGGTCACCGATCTGGATGCCGCAGCGGCGGCGGCGGCGCTCGATGCGGCCGGCGGTCACCTGCGGCCTGCTCTGGCCGCCCTTGGCGCCCAGCTCAGCCACTGA
- a CDS encoding DUF3110 domain-containing protein, whose amino-acid sequence MTVHVLLFDAGTDNEGIHSLELGGHTVVLLFEDPDDAERYAGLLEAQDFPLPSVEALEREEMELFCAQAGYEARFVPTGFLPQSPEERLWISPPERNMDVSNWNEEASGTSTAASGAAETTAGLVSTDDGVPEAEASAASDELEAFRRRLEGLL is encoded by the coding sequence ATGACGGTCCATGTGTTGCTGTTTGACGCCGGCACAGACAACGAAGGCATCCATTCGCTTGAACTCGGCGGCCACACGGTGGTGCTGCTGTTCGAAGACCCCGACGACGCCGAGCGCTACGCGGGCTTGCTGGAAGCCCAGGATTTCCCGCTGCCTTCGGTAGAGGCGCTGGAGCGGGAGGAGATGGAGCTGTTCTGCGCCCAGGCTGGCTACGAGGCACGCTTCGTGCCCACGGGCTTCCTGCCCCAGTCGCCGGAGGAGCGGCTGTGGATCTCGCCCCCGGAACGCAACATGGATGTGAGCAACTGGAACGAGGAGGCCAGCGGGACCAGCACTGCAGCAAGCGGTGCGGCAGAAACCACCGCCGGCCTGGTCTCCACCGACGACGGCGTGCCCGAAGCCGAGGCCTCAGCGGCCAGCGATGAACTGGAAGCCTTTCGGCGCCGGCTTGAAGGCTTGCTATGA
- a CDS encoding DnaJ domain-containing protein, protein MTRSASPPAAIDYWATLGLEPGADAAALKRAFRQQARRWHPDLNGNDPVAEERFKRVNEAYAVLSDPKRRQAWERGQEAGGAQSGSRDRFASGFPAFEEYLEALFGRTTTAASDDDDEPEDGPTDLADEEPPEPTAAPASAPAGRSREHGGGRVTQAPASPPPVQASADLETTVELTPEQSLAGERLELSLPDGTVVELWTPPLAGDGWRLRLAGVAPGGADHFIQLRVCTPEGLRIDGLRVLYTLDLFPPAAALGCRAVVPTLQGDVQLTVPPGSSSGRLLRLRGRGLAHRGQRGDQLVEIRIVVPEQLNDAEAALYRRLEQLAEQAEAEAEAG, encoded by the coding sequence GTGACCCGCAGCGCCTCCCCCCCGGCGGCCATTGATTACTGGGCGACCCTGGGGCTTGAACCCGGTGCGGACGCCGCTGCCCTCAAGCGGGCGTTCCGCCAGCAGGCGCGCCGCTGGCACCCCGACCTCAATGGCAACGATCCCGTAGCCGAGGAACGCTTCAAGCGAGTCAATGAGGCCTACGCGGTGCTCAGTGACCCCAAGCGTCGCCAGGCCTGGGAACGGGGGCAGGAAGCCGGCGGGGCGCAGAGCGGCAGCCGTGATCGCTTCGCCAGTGGCTTCCCAGCATTTGAGGAGTACCTGGAGGCCCTGTTCGGTCGCACCACAACGGCTGCCAGCGACGACGACGACGAGCCTGAGGACGGCCCGACCGACCTCGCTGACGAGGAGCCGCCGGAACCGACCGCGGCGCCTGCTTCAGCGCCGGCCGGGCGCAGCCGCGAACATGGCGGCGGGCGGGTGACCCAGGCGCCAGCGTCTCCGCCGCCGGTGCAGGCCAGCGCTGATCTGGAAACCACCGTGGAGCTCACCCCGGAGCAGTCACTGGCCGGGGAACGACTGGAACTGTCCCTGCCCGACGGCACCGTTGTGGAGCTCTGGACCCCGCCGCTGGCCGGGGACGGCTGGCGCCTGCGGCTGGCCGGGGTGGCGCCCGGAGGGGCCGACCATTTCATCCAACTGCGGGTATGCACGCCTGAGGGTCTGCGCATCGATGGCCTGCGCGTGCTCTACACCCTGGATCTCTTCCCTCCCGCCGCCGCGCTCGGCTGCCGCGCCGTGGTGCCCACCCTGCAGGGCGATGTGCAGCTCACCGTGCCGCCTGGATCCTCCAGCGGACGTCTGCTGCGGCTGCGGGGCAGGGGGCTCGCCCACCGTGGCCAGCGTGGCGACCAGCTGGTGGAGATTCGGATCGTCGTGCCGGAGCAGCTCAATGACGCCGAGGCAGCGCTCTACCGGCGATTGGAGCAACTGGCCGAGCAGGCCGAAGCGGAAGCAGAAGCCGGCTGA